The Coregonus clupeaformis isolate EN_2021a chromosome 35, ASM2061545v1, whole genome shotgun sequence genome includes the window GCATTCACTTTATAAGATAATGTGTTTTACCATGTACCGGTAATCCAAGGTGATGTTCTTtccttgttgttgtttttaaaaaatgtaatcacaTCCGGCCTCGTCACTCATCACACACTAATACACGCATTTACTAATTTAGGCTTATCCTTCCCGAGTCATCAGCTTCTTTCTGAGCCCTTTCACTCAGACTGAGACCTAAGACGGCTCTTCAGTGACGGTGCACTGCTGGATTTAAAACCTGGCTGCTGTCGACACTGCCTGCGTCACCCCAATTACAGGCCACCGGATGTGGGAGAGAGAGCTTCTAGTTCTAAATATTTGTGGGATTAGGGGGAGATGTCTCTTGGGAATGACTAGAGAAGGAACATTACCTGGGTACAGGACCGGCCTGCCGGTGATCCGGCGAAGGACCATTCAGGAATAACCGGTGATCTTTATGGCACCAACCCAGGGAGAGTGATGTTCTTAATTGAACAGACTTAATTTTGTTTTTTAACTTGTTCTGCAAGAGAATCAGATAGCTGAAATGACAAGTTTGCTGGCAGCAATTGGGATTTTGTTCCATTTTTCGTTTATCGGTACTGGGGTGCATATTGACAGCAGATGGGCTGCAGATGGGCGTCTTTCTATTGCAAGCTGGAGGGAGGCCTGGTTTGCACAGGTTGTCTGGGAAATGGACCAACAGTTGGGTGCTGTTCAcatgtgcagacacacacacacagacacacacacagacacacacacacacagacacacacacacacagacacacacacacacagacacacacacagacacacacacacagccagactcATCCATGCTGGGCAGCTTGGAACCAGCTTTAACTGCATGCTGCTCTCAAAGACAGACCAGCTGACAGAGACTCAGGGGTAGTGTTGTACCCACACAGATGGACAGATGGGGAGCTAGACAGAAGGAAGAACAAAATGATGTATACTATTAATAGTAAAGGTATTGACAggtgtggagacacacacacacacacacagagagagagagagatacaagtcAGCTGTCTGCAATGGGTTTATTTGATATTCCCTTTTGCTTTCAACTGAAAAGGTGGCCTCCATTTCAACTGAAAAGGTGGCCTCCATTTCAACTGAAAAGGTGGCCTCCATTTGAGGCCTTGAAGCTTCCGGAACCCCATGGTACATCAAAGGAGCTTCAGTATGTTGTTTTTTATAGCCACTATCAAAGGGTTATGGAGTTGGCACCGCAAGTATTGACTAGGAGACCCCCtcactatatatacagtgaggggaaaaaagtatttgatcacctgctgattttgtacgtttgcccactgacaaaaacatgatcagtctatacttttaatggtaggtttatttgaacagtgagagacagattaacaacaaaaaaatccagaaaaacgcatgtcaaaaatgttataaattgatttgcattataatgatggaaataagtatttgacccctctgcaaaacatgacttagtacttggtggcaaaacccttgttggcaattacagaggtcagacgtttcttgtagttggccaccaggtttgcacacatctcaggagggattttgttccactcctctttgcagatcttctccaagtcattaaggtttcgaggctgacgtttggcaactcgaaccttcagattttctatgggattaaggtctggagactggctaggccactccaggaccttaatgtgcttcttcttgagccactcctttgttgccatggccgtgtgttttgggtcattgtcatgctggaatacccatccacgacccattttcaatgccctggctgagggaaggaggttctcacccaagatttgacggtacatggccccgtccatcgtccctttgatgcgatgaagttgtcctgtccccttagcagaaaaacacccccaaagcataatgttccacctccatgtttgacggtggggatggtgttcttggggtcataggcagcattcctcctcctccaaacacggcgagttgagttgataccaaagagctcgattttggtctcatctgaccacaacactttcacccagttctcctctgaatcattcagatgttcattggcaaacttcagacggccctgtatatgtgctttcttgagcaggggaaccttgcgggcgctgcaggatttcagtccttcacggcgtagtgtgttaccaattgttttcttggtgactatggtcccagctgccttgagatcattgacaagatcatcctgtgtagttctgggctgattcctcaccgttcatgatcattgcaactccacgaggtgagatcttgcatggagctccaggccgagggagattgacagtcttttgtgttttttccatttgcgaataatcgcaccaactgttgtcaccttctcaccaagctgcttggcaatggtcttgtagcccattccagccttgtgtaggtctacaatcttgtccctgacatccttggagagctctttggtcttggccatggtggagagtttggaatctgattaattgattgcttctgtggacaggtgtctttttatacaggtaacaagatgagattaggagcactccctttaagagtgtgctcctaatctcaactcgttacctgtataaaagacacctggaggccagaaatctttctgattgagagggggtcaaatacttatttccctcattaaaatgctaatcatttttgacatgcgtttttctggattttgttgttgttattctgtctctcactgttcaaataaacctaccattaaaattatagactgatcatgtctttgtcagtgggcaaacttacaaaatcagcaggggatcaaatacttttttccctcactgtatctgtagGCCAAACCTCACACAAAGCCCACTGTACTGCAGTTTGGACAAAGCAAGATACTATTGTACTGGTACAAAGCAGCCTAAGGTTGACACAATGCATAGACCAGCTTCAATACATCAGACTAATCCTATCTTAAGAGAAGTCTTGTGCACAATGAAGTCTAACCTGTTGTTTTTCACCCCCTCACCAGGTGGCCTGTAGCACAGAGAGTAACGGCAACACGGCACCGAGAGTAACGGCGACACGGCACCGAGAGTAACGGCAACACGGCACCGAGAGTAACGGCAACACGGCACCGAGAGTTACGGCAACACGGCACCGAGAGTAACGGCGACACGGCACCGAGAGTAACGGCAACACGGCACCGAGAGTTACGGCAATACGGCACAGAGCAGGCGAGACGCCAAGAGAGAAGTAGAGACTTGTTATTTTCTCTTTCCCAGTCAGTTTTGTCTTGAGCAGAAGCAGCAGCGTCTCTCTATCAGTCCATCTGTGACAGTCGTGTTTGGCTACTCCGTTTCATAAGCAAAATATTATCTCTCCCTTCGGTTCCAAATCCGCGGGTGTATCTCCTCACCCTTCAGCACTTTAAAGGAGGGTTTCAGCAAAAacaaatatttcatttttttttttttacattttcaggAGAAACAATGTTTTCTCTCCTTAGTGTTttatcaaccaatcaaccaatcatgattcacaactacagtcacactAGTCCCACCTAATCAACTGGAAAATATAATTTTCTATAATTATCTTACATTACACTTGGTGAGAGAGCTTTATCTCAACCAAGCCTAACCAGCCTCTTCCTAACCTATTATGAGTTATGACAACTCAAACTCCGCCCCTGGCAATGACACTCGGGGGCGAGTGGGAAGCAccaatgaagaagaggaggaggcgggAACAGGAGTGAGCTCCCCCGGGAGCAACAACAACAGTGGCAGCCAATCCGGCTCCGGTGGCTCGTCCGGAAGGGACCAGAGGGGTCCCAGCTCAGATGACGGGGACACTTTATCCAGCGGGAACGACTCCGGGGAGAGGGACCCGAGTGAAGGAGGGAGCGGGTCCAGGGGACATCAGTCCAGGAGTTCCCACTGCTCCTCGAGCCAGAAGGACTCGGGCATGATGctggagaacacagagagcaaCAAGAGCTCTAACTCCCAGTCCCAGAGCCTGTCTCCCCCTAGCAGTTCCCTGGCCTACAGCCTGCTGTCAGCCAGCTCAGAGCAGGACCCTCCTTCCACCTCCGGCTGCAGCAGCAATGAGCAGCACCAGACGGCCCGTGTCCAGACCCAGAAGGAGATGCTGAAAGCCCTGAAGGAGCTCAAGGTCCGCCTGCCGGCCGAGTGCAAGGGCAAAGGTCGCTCCAGCACCCTGGATGCCCTCAAGTACGCCCTGAACTGTGTGAAGCAGGTACGGGCCAACCAGGAGTACTACCACCAGTGGAGTGTGGAGGAGTGCCACAGCTGCAGCCTGGATCTGTCCTCATACACCGTTGAGGAGCTGGACAACATCACCTCCGAGTACACCCTAAAAAACACAGTACGTCAACATCCTCAAAACAATGACtaagcatttcacacacattcAATTTCACTTTGTTTTTTTAAAAGTAACATTCTGTAATGCAGTCGAATCTCACAGTACGAAAGCAATCATTCCTGACTcacactcttcctccctcctcctctctactcctccctctagGACACCTTCTCCATGGCGGTGTCCTTCCTGACAGGCAAGGTGGTGTACATCTCCCCCCAGGGCTCGTCCCTGCTGCGCTGCAAGCCAGAGAGGCTCCATGGGGCCATCTTCTCTGAGCTGCTGGCTCCCCAAGACGTCAGCACCTTCTACAGCAGCACGGCCCCCTGCCGCCTGCCCCCCTGGGCCACCTGCATGGGCTCTGTCTCCCCACCGACAGACTGCACCCAGGAGAAGTTAATGTACTGTCGCATCAGCGCCGACCGGGCACAGGGAGGTGAGATGAAATACCACCCCTTCCGCATGACCCCCTACCAGCTAACCCTGAGGGACTTTGACACGTCAGACCCCCAGCCCTGCTGTCTGCTCATCGCTGAGCGGGTACACTCCGGATACGAAGCTCCCAGGATCCCTGCGGACAAGAGGATTTTTTCCACCAGTCATACTCCCAGCTGTCTCTTCCAGGAAGTAGATGAAAGGGCTGTGCCGTTGCTGGGATACCTCCCCCAGGACCTGGTGGGAACCCCTGTGCTTCTCTACCTCCACCCAGAGGACAGACCCATCATGGTGGCCATACACAGGAAGAGTAAGTACACACATCTTttattctgtctttctttctccacATCTTTCAATCTTATTTGACTCTTTTTACTATTTTAGTCTCATTCTGTCTGGTTTACTGAATCCtgtcgtctctgtctctctcactctctctctttctgtaaagCTTGCAGTGTTCTTGCATTCTAACCccttttctctccatcttccAGTCCTCCAGTCTGCGGGCCAGCCCTTCGACAGCTCTCCGCTGAGGATGTGTGCCCGCAGCGGGGAGTACGTGACCATCGACACCAGCTGGTCCTCCTTCATCAACCCCTGGAGCAGGAAGGTGGCCTTCATCGTGGGGCGCCACAAAGTTCGAACCAGCCCCCTGAACGAGGACGTGTTCACCCCTCTGCGGGGGTGCGAGGGCCGGCCCGTGGCCCCGGAGGTCGTGCAGCTGAGCGAGCAGATCCACCGTCTCCTGGTGCAGCCGGTGCACAGCTGTGGGTCGCAGGGTTACAGCAGCCTGGGCTCAAATGGATCACACTCCCATGAGCAGCGGTACCGCAGCGCCGCGTCCGACAGCAAGTCCACCAACGCCATGGAGGCCATGGAAGCAGCCGTGGTCGCCCTGCACAAACCGGTGAGTGGaatggagacacacagagacgcacCAAAAacctacacgcacacacaggtcTTCATATTTTacgttagtcatttagcagactcttatccagagcgacttacaggcgcaattagttaagtgccttgctcaagggcacatcaacagatttttcacctatttggctcggggattcaaaccagcgaccttttggttactggcccaacgctcttaaccgctaggctacctgccgccccatatattCACCCCACTGACGTCTGACCATCGTTGTCCTCTTGTTCCCCCAGATGACGTTCCAGCAGATCTGCAAGAACGTGCACATGGTCAAGACCAGCGGGCAGCAGGTCTTCATCGACTCTCGCAACCGAGCCCCGCCCCGGCGACACGCCGTAACCACGCTACGAGCCATTGGAGAAGTGGACCCCATCAAGAGTCTGATCCCGGAGGTGGTGTGCCCACCCAAAACCCCGGTGCCCAACACCCAGCAGCTGGTGAAGGAGCCCCCCGGTGACTACAGCTACCAACAGATCAACAGTCTGGACAGCATCATAAGGTATTTACTGGTGTGAATACTGATGGTATTGATAGTGATtttattgtgaataatgatggTATTAATAGTGATtttattgtgaataatgatggTATTAATAGTGATtttattgtgaataatgatggTATTAATAGTGATtttattgtgaataatgatggTATTAATAGTGATtttattgtgaataatgatggTATTAATAGTGATtttattgtgaataatgatggTATTAATAGTGATtttattgtgaataatgatggTATTAATAGTGATTTTATTGTGAATAATTATGGTATTAGTAGTGATTTTATTGTGAATAATTATGGTATTAATAGTGATtttattgtgaataatgatggTATTAGTAGTGATtttattgtgaataatgatggTATTTTATTGCGAATAGTGAAGTGATTAATAATGATTCAATTTATGGTCTGAATCCTAAATTGAAATCAAGTGCACTTCATAAACTGAATCAAATTGACTTACGCTGTCACTTCCTCTTCCCCTCCCAGGTACTTGGACGGCTGTAACGTTCCCAACACGGTTAAGAGGAAGTTTGGCTCGTCCTCTGGCCCGTCCACATCGGACGAAGACATACAGCAGCAGGCAACCGCTGGCAACGCAAAAGGTACATTCACACTACAGCCCCTGTTAGATAGACTCTGTGTTCCAGGTTACACTACAGCCCCTGTTAGATAGACTCTGTGTTCCAGGTTACACTACAGCCCCTGTTAGATAGACTCTGTGTTCCAGGTTACACTACAGCCCCTGTTAGATAGACTCTGTGTTCCAGGTTACACTACAGCCCCGGTTAGATAGACTCTGTGTTCCAGGTCACACTACAGCCCCTGTTAGATAGACTCTGTGTTCCAGGTCACACTACAGCCCCTGTTAGATAGACTCTGTGTTCCAGGTTACACTACAGCCCCTGTTAGATAGACTCTGTGTTCCAGGTCACACTACAGCCCCGGTTAGATAGACTCTGTGTTCCAGGTCACACTACAGCCCCTGTTAGATAGACTCTGTGTTCCAGGTCACACTACAGCCCCTGTTAGATAGACTCTGTGTTCCAGGTCACACTACAGCCCCTGTTAGATAGACTCTGTGTTCCAGGTTACACTACAGCCCCTGTTAGATAGACTCTGTGTTCCAGGTCACACTACAGCCCCTGTTAGATAGACTCTGTGTTCCAGGTTACACTACAGCCCCTGTTAGATAGACTCTGTGTTCCAGGTTACACTACAGCCCCTGTTAGATAGACTCTGTGTTCCAGGTCACACTAGTCTGTATACCACGTGTCTCCTCTAGATTAGACTTTGACTAGACCACTGGTCTCTGCAGTCCACACACCACAGGAGAAACAGGACACACGAGTGCGAGAGAGTGTGAAAGAGTGTGCGAGAGCGAGGGGACTCTTAAAGAGAACTTCCGTCTGTTCTATAAAGGCCTGCTTGTTGTGACACGCTTGAAATAAACTGGGGAGGGGGGGC containing:
- the LOC121571031 gene encoding period circadian protein homolog 1 isoform X1, with product MSYDNSNSAPGNDTRGRVGSTNEEEEEAGTGVSSPGSNNNSGSQSGSGGSSGRDQRGPSSDDGDTLSSGNDSGERDPSEGGSGSRGHQSRSSHCSSSQKDSGMMLENTESNKSSNSQSQSLSPPSSSLAYSLLSASSEQDPPSTSGCSSNEQHQTARVQTQKEMLKALKELKVRLPAECKGKGRSSTLDALKYALNCVKQVRANQEYYHQWSVEECHSCSLDLSSYTVEELDNITSEYTLKNTDTFSMAVSFLTGKVVYISPQGSSLLRCKPERLHGAIFSELLAPQDVSTFYSSTAPCRLPPWATCMGSVSPPTDCTQEKLMYCRISADRAQGGEMKYHPFRMTPYQLTLRDFDTSDPQPCCLLIAERVHSGYEAPRIPADKRIFSTSHTPSCLFQEVDERAVPLLGYLPQDLVGTPVLLYLHPEDRPIMVAIHRKILQSAGQPFDSSPLRMCARSGEYVTIDTSWSSFINPWSRKVAFIVGRHKVRTSPLNEDVFTPLRGCEGRPVAPEVVQLSEQIHRLLVQPVHSCGSQGYSSLGSNGSHSHEQRYRSAASDSKSTNAMEAMEAAVVALHKPMTFQQICKNVHMVKTSGQQVFIDSRNRAPPRRHAVTTLRAIGEVDPIKSLIPEVVCPPKTPVPNTQQLVKEPPGDYSYQQINSLDSIIRYLDGCNVPNTVKRKFGSSSGPSTSDEDIQQQATAGNAKGGPATTVTLVGDSAGVPPLALRSHKAESVASVNSQCSFSSTIVHVGDKKPPESDVVMEGAPPTPMPATSTTKSPPTAIIAPPPPKTTSPPSRRGVGLTKEVLSAHTQQEEQAFLCRFSDLSQLRVFEPASGLRCPLPTGNTRARGVHCSPDYPAAGGSSGRRGAKRLKQQESSEQRGPLALGLTGPLRGPNVGPRNSTYTLPMMPLGPPTTTSSSWPASVGSQASLPSVPYLPGTLPLYPIYPPLSQPMQNQMVPPMMTLVLPNYMFPQLNPNMPQMATAMNTMGCPMPQPGASMVTPGPQQFFNPSAGFPFPGTNATPCPMPTMPSMLSLVQTAVPIQAQRPASRPSTPQSCSQVPADREGAESPLFHSRCSSPLNLLQLVEESPSNRLEVATALAAAAQQATPPAQGTRGRSADNSKENANSNQDAESTSSGLLDLLLQEDSRSGTGSSGSGLGSSGSGSGSLGTGSNGCSSSGSGTSRSRSSHTSKYFGSIDSSENEHSRRQPAGGSRTGGDGEEQFIRCVLQDPIWLLMANTDRKVMMTYQLPTKDRETVLRQDREALRAMHKHQPRFSEDQKRELSQVHPWICTGRLPRAINTSACVGCKSPPAIAAAAPFDMEIRDMEQCTATQEKAPLPETAMDQGGEAHREEREGHAAHSETQGNVQEMTTEEQEVTSPTEEEKARAGETDMTH
- the LOC121571031 gene encoding period circadian protein homolog 1 isoform X2; translation: MSYDNSNSAPGNDTRGRVGSTNEEEEEAGTGVSSPGSNNNSGSQSGSGGSSGRDQRGPSSDDGDTLSSGNDSGERDPSEGGSGSRGHQSRSSHCSSSQKDSGMMLENTESNKSSNSQSQSLSPPSSSLAYSLLSASSEQDPPSTSGCSSNEQHQTARVQTQKEMLKALKELKVRLPAECKGKGRSSTLDALKYALNCVKQVRANQEYYHQWSVEECHSCSLDLSSYTVEELDNITSEYTLKNTDTFSMAVSFLTGKVVYISPQGSSLLRCKPERLHGAIFSELLAPQDVSTFYSSTAPCRLPPWATCMGSVSPPTDCTQEKLMYCRISADRAQGGEMKYHPFRMTPYQLTLRDFDTSDPQPCCLLIAERVHSGYEAPRIPADKRIFSTSHTPSCLFQEVDERAVPLLGYLPQDLVGTPVLLYLHPEDRPIMVAIHRKILQSAGQPFDSSPLRMCARSGEYVTIDTSWSSFINPWSRKVAFIVGRHKVRTSPLNEDVFTPLRGCEGRPVAPEVVQLSEQIHRLLVQPVHSCGSQGYSSLGSNGSHSHEQRYRSAASDSKSTNAMEAMEAAVVALHKPMTFQQICKNVHMVKTSGQQVFIDSRNRAPPRRHAVTTLRAIGEVDPIKSLIPEVVCPPKTPVPNTQQLVKEPPGDYSYQQINSLDSIIRYLDGCNVPNTVKRKFGSSSGPSTSDEDIQQQATAGNAKDVVMEGAPPTPMPATSTTKSPPTAIIAPPPPKTTSPPSRRGVGLTKEVLSAHTQQEEQAFLCRFSDLSQLRVFEPASGLRCPLPTGNTRARGVHCSPDYPAAGGSSGRRGAKRLKQQESSEQRGPLALGLTGPLRGPNVGPRNSTYTLPMMPLGPPTTTSSSWPASVGSQASLPSVPYLPGTLPLYPIYPPLSQPMQNQMVPPMMTLVLPNYMFPQLNPNMPQMATAMNTMGCPMPQPGASMVTPGPQQFFNPSAGFPFPGTNATPCPMPTMPSMLSLVQTAVPIQAQRPASRPSTPQSCSQVPADREGAESPLFHSRCSSPLNLLQLVEESPSNRLEVATALAAAAQQATPPAQGTRGRSADNSKENANSNQDAESTSSGLLDLLLQEDSRSGTGSSGSGLGSSGSGSGSLGTGSNGCSSSGSGTSRSRSSHTSKYFGSIDSSENEHSRRQPAGGSRTGGDGEEQFIRCVLQDPIWLLMANTDRKVMMTYQLPTKDRETVLRQDREALRAMHKHQPRFSEDQKRELSQVHPWICTGRLPRAINTSACVGCKSPPAIAAAAPFDMEIRDMEQCTATQEKAPLPETAMDQGGEAHREEREGHAAHSETQGNVQEMTTEEQEVTSPTEEEKARAGETDMTH